From the genome of Paraburkholderia flava, one region includes:
- a CDS encoding SDR family NAD(P)-dependent oxidoreductase translates to MKNFTDRVAAITGAGSGMGRSLAIALSRDGCHLSLADRNATSLAETAQLAQAAAPNVVGAPLRITTRVLDVSDRVAMFDWAAETVAQHDRVNLVFNNAGVALSSTIDGMEYSDLEWIVGINFWGVVHGTKAFLPHLKASGNGHIVNTSSVFGLFAQPGMSGYNATKFAVRGFTESLRQELDLMNCGVSATCVHPGGIRTSIAQSSRISQNMVGFMIENEQQGKDDFEKFFITTADEAARVILDGVRKNKRRVLIGRDARAADWLARTLPSAYQALVVLQTRRMKRIAEKPARSEAAVTSRRA, encoded by the coding sequence ATGAAAAATTTCACCGATAGAGTTGCCGCCATCACCGGAGCCGGTTCGGGCATGGGACGTTCGCTCGCCATCGCGCTCTCGCGCGACGGTTGCCACCTGTCGCTCGCGGACCGCAACGCCACTAGCCTTGCAGAAACCGCGCAACTGGCGCAGGCCGCCGCGCCGAATGTCGTCGGTGCGCCGTTGCGCATCACGACGCGCGTGCTCGACGTCTCCGACCGCGTTGCGATGTTCGACTGGGCCGCGGAAACCGTCGCGCAGCACGACCGCGTGAACCTCGTGTTCAACAACGCGGGCGTCGCGCTGTCGAGCACGATCGACGGCATGGAATACAGCGATCTCGAATGGATCGTCGGGATCAACTTCTGGGGCGTCGTGCACGGCACGAAGGCCTTTTTGCCGCATCTGAAGGCGTCGGGCAACGGACACATCGTCAACACGTCGAGCGTGTTCGGACTCTTCGCACAACCGGGCATGAGTGGCTACAACGCGACCAAGTTCGCGGTGCGCGGCTTTACCGAGTCGCTGCGTCAGGAACTCGATCTGATGAACTGCGGTGTCTCCGCAACCTGCGTGCATCCGGGCGGCATCCGCACGTCGATCGCGCAGTCGAGCCGCATCTCGCAGAACATGGTCGGCTTCATGATCGAGAACGAACAGCAAGGCAAGGACGACTTCGAGAAGTTCTTCATCACGACCGCCGACGAAGCCGCACGCGTGATTCTCGACGGCGTGCGCAAGAACAAACGTCGCGTGCTGATCGGCCGCGACGCACGTGCCGCCGACTGGCTCGCACGCACGCTGCCCTCCGCTTATCAGGCGCTGGTCGTGCTGCAAACGCGCCGCATGAAACGCATCGCGGAGAAGCCCGCGCGTTCGGAAGCAGCGGTGACGAGCCGGCGCGCGTGA
- a CDS encoding flavin-containing monooxygenase produces MNARTMPPDAAASIDTDIAIIGSGFAGLGMAIRLRQSGQTDFMIAEKAESVGGTWRDNHYPGCACDVQSHVYSFSFAPNPRWTRMFARQPEIRSYLEECTDRFGVRRHLRFGHELVSAIYDETRHRWQLAFANGQQWSARVLVSGMGGLSRAALPDIPGLDTFEGKAFHSQQWDHAYALEGKRVAVIGTGASAIQFVPQIAPRVAQLELFQRTPPWIMPKADRAVKPLEQWLFRHLPFTQKIMRAGLYWMLESRALGFAVHPSLMKTVQKIAERHLRRQVPDPQLRATLTPDYTIGCKRVLISNDYFPALSRANVSVETTAITRIDRDAVVTADGVRHPVDCVIFGTGFQVADPFPRGVVRGRGGVDIVDTWRDGAHAYLGTTLPGYPNFFMIVGPNTGLGHNSMVYMIESQVEYILRALNTMRTERAAAIEVRPHVERAYNERIQQQLGRAIWSIGGCKSWYLDPNTGKNTTLWPGFTWRFRRATSTFSMDDYFAYAPTAQPAVPVHAVAAHGSAAPASAEAT; encoded by the coding sequence ATGAACGCACGCACGATGCCTCCGGACGCCGCCGCGTCCATCGATACCGATATCGCAATCATCGGCTCCGGTTTTGCGGGCCTCGGGATGGCGATCCGGCTGCGTCAAAGCGGCCAGACCGACTTCATGATTGCCGAGAAGGCCGAGTCGGTCGGCGGCACGTGGCGCGACAATCACTATCCGGGCTGCGCATGCGATGTGCAGTCGCACGTCTACTCGTTCTCGTTTGCCCCGAATCCGCGCTGGACGCGGATGTTCGCGCGGCAACCGGAAATCCGTTCATATCTCGAGGAATGCACCGATCGCTTCGGCGTGCGGCGTCATCTGCGCTTTGGTCATGAACTGGTCAGCGCGATCTACGACGAAACGCGGCATCGCTGGCAACTTGCGTTCGCGAACGGTCAGCAATGGTCGGCGCGCGTGCTGGTGTCGGGCATGGGCGGTCTGTCGCGCGCGGCGTTGCCGGACATCCCGGGTCTCGACACGTTCGAGGGCAAGGCTTTTCACTCGCAGCAGTGGGACCACGCGTATGCGCTCGAAGGCAAGCGCGTCGCGGTGATCGGCACCGGCGCGAGCGCGATCCAGTTCGTTCCGCAGATCGCTCCGCGCGTCGCGCAGCTCGAACTGTTCCAGCGCACGCCGCCGTGGATCATGCCGAAGGCCGATCGCGCAGTGAAGCCGCTCGAACAATGGCTCTTCAGGCATCTGCCGTTCACGCAGAAGATCATGCGTGCGGGCCTCTACTGGATGCTCGAATCGCGCGCGCTCGGGTTCGCCGTGCATCCGTCGCTGATGAAGACCGTGCAGAAGATTGCCGAGCGGCATTTGCGTCGTCAGGTGCCCGACCCGCAACTGCGCGCGACGCTCACGCCCGACTACACGATCGGCTGCAAGCGCGTGCTGATCTCGAACGACTATTTCCCGGCACTGTCCCGCGCGAACGTATCGGTCGAGACGACCGCGATCACGCGGATCGATCGCGACGCGGTGGTCACTGCGGACGGCGTACGTCATCCGGTCGACTGCGTGATCTTCGGCACAGGCTTCCAGGTCGCCGATCCGTTCCCGCGCGGAGTCGTGCGTGGACGCGGCGGTGTCGACATCGTCGATACGTGGCGCGACGGTGCGCATGCGTACCTCGGTACAACGCTGCCTGGCTATCCGAACTTCTTCATGATCGTCGGTCCGAACACGGGTCTCGGACATAACTCGATGGTGTACATGATCGAGTCGCAGGTCGAGTACATCCTGCGCGCGCTGAACACGATGCGCACCGAACGCGCCGCCGCGATCGAAGTGCGGCCGCACGTGGAGCGCGCGTACAACGAGCGCATCCAGCAGCAGCTCGGCCGCGCGATCTGGTCGATCGGCGGCTGCAAGAGCTGGTACCTCGATCCGAATACCGGCAAGAACACGACGTTGTGGCCGGGCTTCACGTGGCGTTTCCGCCGCGCGACGAGCACGTTCAGCATGGACGATTACTTTGCATATGCGCCGACTGCGCAGCCGGCGGTGCCGGTTCATGCGGTGGCGGCTCACGGTAGCGCCGCACCTGCTTCAGCCGAAGCAACGTAA
- a CDS encoding MerR family transcriptional regulator: MPKTSLPAEPAPTAPRNEYTVDELARVSDTTVRNVRAYQDRGLLAPPEKRGRVGVYDDTHVSRLKLINHLLARGYTLANIQDLIKAVDEGHDLRSILGLETAIGSRWSREHPKKYSLLELAQMFGGKASPAVLAKAVELGLLEREGLSFVARSPAALNAGATMAREGVPTADLLDAMRESRAHFNAIAKTMVDLVVRQLDRYEAGALPPVAEVPALVEAIWRIRPLSMVLVETEMNRALEEASGDYLGDRVAGIMEKLGHPHDEAGASTARTPGKGKKN; encoded by the coding sequence ATGCCCAAGACATCACTCCCCGCCGAGCCGGCGCCCACGGCGCCGCGCAACGAGTACACCGTCGACGAACTCGCGCGCGTGAGCGACACCACGGTCCGCAACGTGCGCGCGTATCAGGATCGCGGTCTGCTGGCGCCGCCGGAAAAACGCGGCCGCGTCGGCGTCTACGATGACACGCATGTGTCACGTCTCAAGCTGATCAATCACCTGCTCGCGCGCGGCTACACGCTCGCGAACATCCAGGATCTGATCAAGGCAGTCGACGAAGGCCACGATCTGCGTTCGATCCTCGGGCTCGAAACGGCGATCGGCAGTCGCTGGTCGCGCGAGCATCCGAAGAAATACTCGCTGCTCGAACTCGCGCAGATGTTCGGCGGCAAGGCATCGCCGGCCGTCCTCGCGAAAGCCGTCGAACTCGGGCTCCTCGAACGCGAAGGATTGTCGTTCGTCGCGCGCAGTCCGGCCGCGCTGAACGCGGGCGCGACGATGGCGCGCGAAGGCGTGCCGACCGCCGACCTGCTCGACGCGATGCGCGAATCGCGCGCGCACTTCAACGCGATCGCGAAGACGATGGTCGATCTGGTCGTGCGGCAACTCGACCGCTACGAAGCCGGCGCGCTGCCGCCCGTCGCCGAAGTGCCGGCGCTGGTCGAAGCGATCTGGCGGATCCGGCCGCTCAGCATGGTGCTCGTCGAAACGGAGATGAACCGCGCACTGGAAGAAGCGTCCGGCGACTACCTCGGCGACCGCGTCGCGGGCATCATGGAAAAGCTCGGCCACCCGCACGACGAAGCCGGCGCATCGACCGCCCGCACGCCCGGCAAGGGCAAAAAGAACTAG
- a CDS encoding DMT family transporter: MDKTTNGWLSGFLGVLIFSGSLPATRLAVQGLDPLFLTLARAAIAGVLALGLLVVFRESRPARRDIVPLLIVALGVVVGFPLLTALALRHITSAHAIVFVGLLPLATAIFGVIRAGERPQPAFWFFSALGSAAVVAFAIRDGINASPVGDALMLAAIVVCGLGYAEGARLSRHLGGWQVISWALVLSLPAMLPLAWWMRPATLDGVSHAALWGLAYVSLFSMLIGFVFWYRGLALGGIAGVGQLQLLQPFFGLLLASLLLHEPVPPAMIAVTVAVVACVAGARKFARSTAPVRG; encoded by the coding sequence ATGGACAAGACGACGAACGGCTGGTTGAGCGGGTTCCTGGGCGTGCTGATTTTCAGCGGCTCGCTGCCGGCCACGCGACTGGCCGTGCAGGGACTCGACCCGTTGTTCCTGACGCTCGCGCGCGCGGCGATTGCCGGCGTGCTCGCGCTCGGTCTGCTCGTCGTATTCCGCGAGAGCCGACCGGCGCGCCGCGATATCGTGCCGCTGCTGATCGTCGCGCTCGGCGTGGTGGTCGGCTTCCCGTTGCTGACCGCACTCGCGCTGCGTCACATTACGTCCGCACATGCGATCGTGTTCGTCGGACTGCTGCCGCTCGCGACCGCGATCTTCGGCGTGATACGCGCCGGCGAACGACCGCAGCCTGCGTTCTGGTTTTTCTCGGCACTCGGCAGCGCGGCAGTCGTCGCGTTCGCGATCCGCGACGGCATCAACGCATCGCCGGTGGGCGACGCGCTGATGCTGGCGGCGATCGTCGTCTGCGGTCTCGGTTACGCGGAAGGCGCGCGGCTGTCGCGGCATCTCGGCGGCTGGCAGGTGATTTCATGGGCGCTGGTGCTGTCATTGCCCGCGATGCTGCCGCTCGCGTGGTGGATGCGCCCCGCGACACTCGACGGCGTGAGCCACGCCGCGTTGTGGGGTCTCGCGTACGTGTCGCTGTTCAGCATGCTGATCGGCTTCGTGTTCTGGTATCGCGGGCTCGCGCTGGGCGGTATTGCCGGGGTGGGTCAACTGCAGTTGCTGCAGCCGTTCTTCGGGCTGCTGCTTGCATCGCTGCTGCTGCACGAGCCGGTGCCGCCCGCGATGATCGCGGTGACGGTGGCTGTCGTCGCGTGTGTGGCAGGGGCGCGGAAGTTTGCGCGTAGTACGGCGCCTGTGCGGGGCTGA
- a CDS encoding PLP-dependent aminotransferase family protein, with amino-acid sequence MAEDNPDTTPASGTRVSAVMGSLRERIANRSLMPGARVPSLRTMTGTLGVSKSTVVEAYDRLVAEGVLVARRGSGFFVSGHAPPFTLADLGPRLDRAVDPLWLTRQSLEADDRALKPGCGWLPASWLPEDGVRRALRAIARDPAAPLADYAVPSGLPALRQQLAWRLAQHGTEAPPEQIVLTDCGTQALDLVCRFLLEPGDTVLIDDPCYFNFHALLRTHRARVVGVPYTPNGPDLASFERALIEHRPRLYVTNSALHNPTGATLAPAVAHRVLKLAGEHDLLIVEDDIFADFESDFAPRLAAFDGLSRVVSIGSFSKTLSAAVRCGYIAARADWIEPLVDLKLATSFGNGQLTASVVHRLLVDGTYRRHLETLHAKLADAMGETVRRLTAAGVGIWTRPRGGLFVWASLPDGLDAAEVARHALGANVVFAPGNVFSVSQSAGNFLRFNVSQCNRPKVYDTLQRAMEAATKSRGRV; translated from the coding sequence ATGGCGGAAGACAATCCGGACACCACGCCCGCGTCCGGCACCCGGGTGAGCGCGGTGATGGGCTCGTTGCGCGAGCGGATCGCGAACCGCTCGCTGATGCCCGGCGCGCGCGTGCCGTCGTTGCGTACGATGACGGGCACCCTCGGCGTGTCGAAATCGACGGTGGTCGAAGCGTACGATCGCCTCGTCGCCGAAGGCGTGCTGGTCGCGCGGCGCGGGTCGGGGTTTTTCGTGTCGGGGCATGCGCCGCCGTTCACGCTCGCCGATCTTGGGCCGCGTCTTGATCGAGCGGTCGATCCGCTGTGGCTCACGCGGCAGTCGCTCGAAGCCGACGATCGTGCGCTGAAACCGGGTTGCGGCTGGTTGCCCGCGTCGTGGCTGCCGGAGGATGGCGTGCGCCGCGCGCTGCGCGCGATCGCACGCGACCCGGCCGCGCCGCTCGCCGACTATGCGGTGCCGTCGGGTCTGCCGGCGCTGCGTCAGCAGCTTGCGTGGCGGCTCGCGCAGCACGGCACCGAAGCGCCGCCCGAGCAGATCGTGCTGACCGATTGCGGCACCCAGGCGCTCGATCTCGTGTGCCGCTTTTTGCTCGAGCCCGGCGACACCGTGCTGATCGACGATCCGTGCTACTTCAATTTTCATGCGCTGCTGCGCACGCATCGCGCGCGCGTCGTCGGCGTGCCGTATACGCCGAACGGGCCGGATCTGGCGAGCTTCGAGCGCGCGCTTATCGAGCATCGGCCGCGGCTCTACGTGACCAACTCGGCGCTGCACAATCCGACTGGCGCGACGCTCGCGCCGGCAGTCGCGCATCGCGTGCTGAAACTGGCCGGCGAGCACGATCTGCTGATCGTCGAGGACGATATTTTCGCGGACTTCGAGAGCGATTTCGCGCCGCGTCTCGCGGCGTTCGACGGGTTGTCGCGGGTCGTATCGATCGGCAGTTTCTCGAAGACGCTGTCGGCGGCGGTGCGCTGCGGTTATATCGCGGCAAGGGCCGACTGGATCGAGCCGCTCGTCGACCTGAAGCTCGCGACGTCGTTCGGCAACGGGCAACTGACAGCGAGCGTCGTGCATCGATTGCTGGTCGACGGTACGTACCGGCGGCATCTCGAGACGCTGCATGCAAAGCTCGCCGACGCGATGGGCGAGACCGTGCGCCGGCTCACTGCGGCCGGCGTCGGAATCTGGACGCGGCCGCGCGGCGGTCTGTTCGTGTGGGCGAGCCTGCCCGACGGGCTCGATGCGGCGGAGGTCGCGCGTCACGCGCTCGGCGCGAACGTCGTGTTCGCGCCGGGGAATGTGTTCAGCGTGTCGCAGAGCGCGGGCAATTTCCTGCGTTTCAACGTGTCGCAGTGCAATCGTCCGAAGGTCTACGATACGCTGCAGCGCGCGATGGAGGCGGCGACGAAATCGCGCGGGCGCGTCTGA
- a CDS encoding MDR family MFS transporter, translating to MSPDATLSSPVSPPAPSSGAAAGGHGHPPLRLLFPALLLVMLLAALDQTIVSTALPTIVGELGGLQNLSWVVTAYLLTSTIVVPLYGKFGDLFGRKVVLQAAIGIFLVGSALCGVAQNMTQLILLRALQGLGGGGLLVITMAAIADVVPPAERGRYQGVFGGVFGLATVVGPLLGGFLVEHLSWRWIFYINVPLGVAALVVIGAVFKPRTAHVKHTIDYMGAAFLATALTCIILFTSLGGTTLPWSSAELWCVLAMGLISIGGFVYEERLAVEPLMPLTLFRERTFVLSSLIGFIVGVSLFGSVTFLPLYLQVVKGSTPTQAGMQLLPMMGGMLAMSVVAGRLISRIGKYRMFPIAGTLLAAIAMLLLATLTIDAPFSVMYAYMALLGCGLGMVMQVLILAVQNTVAPQHMGVATSGATLFRSIGGSVGVAVFGAVFSNGLTSRLETLIPAGTELPHTLSPATIHQLPAALRSDYLQAFAGALHTVYFVAACVMAIAFALSWLLVDHPLRKR from the coding sequence ATGAGTCCCGACGCCACGCTTTCTTCGCCGGTTTCGCCGCCGGCCCCCTCGTCCGGGGCCGCTGCCGGCGGTCACGGGCATCCGCCGCTGCGCCTGCTGTTCCCCGCGCTGCTGCTCGTCATGCTGCTGGCCGCGCTCGACCAGACCATCGTGTCGACTGCGTTGCCCACCATCGTCGGCGAGCTGGGCGGGTTGCAGAACCTGTCGTGGGTCGTGACCGCGTACCTGCTCACATCGACGATCGTAGTGCCGCTGTACGGCAAATTCGGCGACCTGTTCGGCCGCAAGGTCGTGCTGCAGGCGGCGATCGGCATCTTCCTCGTCGGCTCGGCGCTGTGCGGCGTCGCGCAGAACATGACCCAGCTGATCCTGCTGCGCGCGTTACAGGGGCTCGGCGGCGGCGGTCTGCTCGTCATCACGATGGCCGCGATCGCCGACGTCGTACCGCCGGCCGAACGCGGCCGCTATCAGGGCGTGTTCGGCGGCGTGTTCGGTCTCGCGACGGTGGTCGGTCCGCTGCTCGGCGGCTTTCTCGTCGAGCATCTGTCGTGGCGCTGGATTTTCTACATCAACGTGCCGCTCGGCGTGGCCGCGCTCGTCGTGATCGGCGCGGTGTTCAAGCCGCGCACCGCGCACGTGAAGCACACGATCGACTACATGGGCGCCGCGTTCCTCGCCACCGCGCTCACCTGCATCATCCTGTTCACGAGCCTCGGCGGCACGACGCTGCCGTGGTCGTCGGCGGAACTTTGGTGTGTGCTCGCGATGGGGCTGATCTCGATCGGCGGCTTCGTCTATGAAGAACGGCTCGCGGTCGAACCGTTGATGCCGCTCACCCTCTTCCGCGAGCGCACGTTCGTGCTGTCGAGCCTGATCGGGTTCATCGTCGGCGTGTCGCTGTTCGGCTCGGTGACGTTCCTGCCGCTGTACCTGCAGGTGGTCAAGGGCTCGACGCCGACGCAAGCCGGCATGCAGTTGCTGCCGATGATGGGCGGCATGCTCGCGATGTCGGTAGTCGCCGGCCGTCTGATCAGCCGGATCGGCAAGTACCGGATGTTTCCGATCGCCGGCACGCTGCTCGCTGCTATCGCGATGCTGCTGCTCGCGACGCTGACCATCGATGCGCCGTTCTCCGTGATGTACGCGTACATGGCGCTGCTCGGCTGCGGGCTCGGGATGGTGATGCAGGTGTTGATACTCGCGGTGCAGAACACGGTCGCGCCGCAGCACATGGGTGTCGCGACGTCGGGGGCGACGCTGTTCCGCTCGATCGGCGGCTCGGTCGGCGTCGCGGTGTTCGGCGCGGTGTTCTCGAACGGCCTCACGTCGCGGCTCGAAACGCTCATCCCCGCGGGCACCGAACTGCCGCATACGCTCAGTCCGGCGACGATCCATCAGTTACCCGCTGCGCTACGTAGCGATTATCTGCAGGCTTTCGCGGGCGCGCTGCACACGGTGTATTTCGTCGCCGCGTGCGTGATGGCGATTGCGTTCGCGCTGTCGTGGCTGCTGGTGGATCATCCGTTGCGCAAGCGGTGA
- a CDS encoding TetR/AcrR family transcriptional regulator: MTTTRTNAAQPAVKPKAAAPAPARRPGRPAGSARGPEQRGRLLDVALALFAERGILDTTLGEIAREAGFTPAMVHYYFKTRDQLLDVLIDERFVPLRAELGSPFREHPDDPVAAIAHLAQRLIDVATHYPWFAPLWVREVISEGGLLKQRMHERFGTAHQRAALAAIRKWQREGRLDRDLVPSLVFTSVLGLTIVPLAMSKTWRNDPVRKSLSADDIARHAVALLTRGVAPR, encoded by the coding sequence ATGACTACGACCCGCACGAACGCTGCACAGCCTGCTGTCAAACCGAAAGCAGCCGCGCCCGCGCCCGCTCGCCGGCCGGGGCGGCCGGCCGGCAGTGCACGCGGACCCGAGCAGCGTGGACGGCTGCTCGACGTTGCGCTCGCGCTGTTCGCCGAGCGCGGCATCCTCGACACCACGCTGGGCGAGATCGCCCGCGAGGCCGGCTTCACGCCGGCGATGGTGCATTACTACTTCAAGACCCGCGACCAGTTGCTCGACGTGCTGATCGACGAGCGTTTCGTACCGTTGCGTGCCGAGCTGGGCAGCCCGTTTCGTGAGCATCCGGATGATCCGGTCGCGGCCATCGCGCACCTGGCGCAACGGCTCATCGATGTCGCGACGCATTACCCGTGGTTCGCACCGCTGTGGGTGCGCGAGGTGATCAGCGAAGGCGGGCTGTTGAAGCAGCGGATGCACGAACGCTTCGGCACCGCGCATCAGCGGGCCGCGCTCGCGGCGATCAGGAAGTGGCAGCGGGAAGGGCGGCTCGATCGCGACCTCGTGCCTTCGCTGGTGTTCACGTCCGTGCTTGGGCTGACGATCGTGCCGCTCGCGATGTCGAAGACGTGGCGCAACGATCCGGTGCGCAAGTCGCTGAGCGCGGACGACATTGCGCGTCATGCGGTCGCGTTGTTGACGCGTGGGGTTGCGCCGCGTTAG
- a CDS encoding methyl-accepting chemotaxis protein, which translates to MQIRSWRSAGIGAKLAFFSCALVALMFAVFTWALTHSAATQVNDEALARMRSDDRAVAQMIALYNRGLIAEVDRFMMLFASFVPGPYALDDTQKIDVSGTATPGFKAGDHTLNLDFTIPDQFFERSGAISTVFERTGDDFIRVTTSLKKQDGTRAIGTLLDRKGPAYARVVSGQVFSGLATLFGKQYITQYKPVTDASGRVIGALFVGVDVSSEIAAVQDDIRGLKIGATGYYFVIDASNGASRGQFLVHPAAAGKRADDANGPYSQMLEAGSGELSYASADGTLGETTARDKRTAFVTVPEWQWLIGGVAYRDELTAGIDATRNRFLLIGFVLVLAFAAAFVFTVRALVTRPLDAAAKASERFAAGDLSVRVADGQERGDEIGRLMLAIDGIGHGLAKIVAQVRGASADMTVGTERIATGSGDIATRIATQASSLEETAASMEELTSTVQQNAAHAAQANSLVASAAQAALDGGAAVERVVSTMGEINRSAQKIADITAVIEGIAFQTNILALNAAVESARAGEHGKGFAVVAGEVRALAQRSAAAVKEIDTLIADSVGKVDAGYRIAGDARTTMQAIVERVEKVRTIMADIGVASREQSGGIEQVNIAVTQIGEATQQNASLVGAAEHAAADLREQAARLAQAVSAFRLD; encoded by the coding sequence ATGCAAATCCGCTCGTGGCGCAGCGCCGGTATCGGCGCAAAACTCGCTTTCTTTTCGTGTGCGCTGGTCGCGCTGATGTTCGCCGTGTTCACGTGGGCACTGACCCATTCGGCCGCGACCCAGGTCAACGACGAGGCGCTCGCCAGAATGCGCAGCGACGATCGCGCGGTCGCACAGATGATCGCGCTGTACAACCGAGGCCTGATCGCCGAAGTCGATCGCTTCATGATGCTGTTCGCGAGCTTCGTGCCGGGTCCATACGCGCTCGACGATACACAGAAGATCGACGTCAGCGGCACGGCGACACCCGGCTTCAAGGCCGGCGACCACACGCTGAATCTCGACTTCACGATCCCCGACCAGTTCTTCGAGCGCAGCGGCGCGATCTCGACGGTGTTCGAGCGCACCGGCGACGATTTCATCCGCGTGACCACGTCGCTGAAGAAACAGGACGGCACGCGCGCAATCGGCACGCTGCTCGACCGCAAGGGGCCCGCGTATGCGCGCGTCGTTTCGGGCCAGGTGTTCAGCGGTCTCGCGACATTGTTCGGCAAGCAGTACATCACGCAGTACAAACCGGTGACCGACGCGAGCGGTCGCGTGATCGGCGCGTTGTTCGTCGGCGTCGACGTCAGCAGCGAAATCGCGGCGGTGCAGGACGATATTCGCGGCCTGAAGATCGGCGCGACTGGTTACTACTTCGTGATCGATGCATCGAACGGCGCGAGCCGCGGCCAGTTCCTCGTGCATCCCGCAGCGGCTGGCAAGCGCGCCGACGATGCGAACGGTCCGTACAGCCAGATGCTCGAGGCCGGCAGCGGCGAACTGTCGTATGCGTCGGCGGACGGCACGCTCGGCGAAACGACCGCGCGCGACAAGCGCACCGCATTCGTCACCGTGCCCGAGTGGCAGTGGCTGATCGGCGGCGTGGCGTATCGCGACGAGTTGACGGCCGGCATCGACGCGACGCGTAACCGCTTTCTGTTGATCGGCTTCGTGCTGGTGCTTGCATTCGCGGCTGCGTTTGTGTTCACGGTGCGCGCGCTCGTCACGCGGCCGCTCGATGCGGCGGCGAAGGCATCGGAGCGTTTCGCGGCCGGCGATCTGAGCGTGCGGGTCGCAGACGGGCAGGAGCGGGGCGACGAGATCGGCCGCCTGATGCTCGCGATCGACGGCATCGGCCACGGTCTCGCGAAGATCGTCGCTCAGGTGCGCGGCGCGTCGGCGGACATGACGGTCGGCACCGAACGGATCGCGACGGGCAGCGGCGATATCGCCACGCGCATCGCGACGCAGGCGAGCAGCCTTGAAGAAACCGCGGCGAGCATGGAGGAATTGACGTCGACGGTCCAGCAGAACGCGGCGCATGCGGCGCAGGCCAACTCGCTCGTCGCGAGCGCCGCGCAGGCGGCGCTTGACGGCGGCGCGGCGGTCGAGCGCGTCGTGTCGACGATGGGCGAGATCAACCGGTCGGCGCAGAAGATCGCCGACATCACCGCGGTGATCGAAGGGATCGCGTTTCAGACCAACATCCTCGCGTTGAACGCGGCGGTCGAGTCAGCGCGTGCAGGCGAGCACGGCAAGGGCTTCGCGGTGGTGGCCGGCGAAGTGCGTGCGCTCGCGCAACGCAGCGCGGCCGCGGTCAAGGAGATCGACACGTTGATCGCGGATTCGGTCGGCAAGGTCGATGCGGGTTACAGAATCGCAGGCGATGCGCGCACGACGATGCAGGCGATCGTTGAGCGCGTCGAGAAAGTGCGGACGATCATGGCTGATATTGGCGTTGCGTCGCGCGAGCAGTCGGGCGGCATCGAACAGGTGAACATCGCGGTGACGCAGATCGGCGAGGCGACGCAGCAGAATGCGTCGCTGGTGGGGGCGGCTGAACATGCGGCCGCCGATCTGCGCGAGCAGGCGGCCCGGCTGGCGCAGGCGGTTAGTGCGTTTCGGCTGGATTAG
- a CDS encoding dihydrofolate reductase, with the protein MLENKQIVLVAAMAANRVIGAGNDIPWKIPGEQKRFRELTVRQLVVMGRRTYESIGKPLPDRDVVVIGTQARDLAGVRCVASFAEASAVIAADPRPQALIAGGQQIYAMFMSYADLVHLTEIDLQVDGNAHFPALPADFVLTSNVEVSGAIPYRYRTYARSR; encoded by the coding sequence ATGCTGGAAAACAAACAGATCGTGCTAGTCGCCGCAATGGCAGCCAATCGCGTGATCGGCGCCGGAAACGATATCCCGTGGAAAATCCCCGGCGAGCAGAAGCGTTTTCGCGAGCTGACCGTGCGGCAACTCGTCGTGATGGGACGCAGGACGTATGAGTCGATCGGCAAACCGCTGCCGGACCGCGACGTTGTCGTGATCGGCACGCAGGCTCGCGATCTAGCTGGCGTGCGATGCGTCGCTTCGTTTGCCGAAGCGTCGGCAGTGATTGCAGCGGACCCGCGACCGCAGGCGTTGATCGCCGGCGGTCAGCAGATCTACGCGATGTTCATGTCGTACGCGGACCTCGTGCACCTGACAGAAATCGATCTGCAGGTGGACGGCAATGCGCATTTCCCCGCGCTACCTGCCGATTTTGTATTGACCAGCAACGTCGAGGTAAGCGGCGCGATACCGTATCGCTACCGCACCTACGCTCGCTCGCGTTAG